The Penaeus chinensis breed Huanghai No. 1 chromosome 39, ASM1920278v2, whole genome shotgun sequence genome has a segment encoding these proteins:
- the LOC125046510 gene encoding glycine-rich cell wall structural protein 2-like produces the protein MLVFEVNKFAALGAMVITPVIFMVLLHGSVVYYKKGTNGDQRVALVAVLVLVMVAMAMADPDPGYGKGHGGYGHGGYGKGHGHGGYGKGHGHGGYGKGHGHGGYGKGHGHGGYGKGHGGGYGHGGYGKGHGGGYGHGGLSLAAENYTSVM, from the exons ATGCTAGTCTTTGAAGTGAATAAGTTTGCAGCTCTT GGAGCCATGGTCATTACCCCGGTCATTTTCATGGTGTTGCTTCATGGCAGTGTCGTCTACTATAAGAAAGGAACGAACGGCGACCAA CGCGTAGCCCTCGTAGCAGTACTTGTGCTGGTGATGGTCGCCATGGCAATGGCAGACCCCGACCCCGGATATGGGAAAGGGCATGGCGGCTATGGACACGGAGGGTACGGCAAGGGCCACGGCCATGGAGGATACGGTAAAGGCCATGGACATGGAGGGTATGGTAAGGGCCATGGCCATGGTGGATACGGCAAAGGACATGGCCATGGCGGATACGGCAAAGGACATGGCGGAGGTTACGGGCACGGAGGATATGGCAAAGGTCACGGCGGAGGTTATGGACATGGAGG GTTATCATTAGCAGCAGAGAACTACACCTCcgtgatgtaa
- the LOC125046508 gene encoding cold and drought-regulated protein CORA-like yields the protein MFNFQRVALVAVLVLVMVAMAMADPDPGYGKGHGGHGGYGKGHGHGGYGKGHGHGGYGKGHGHGGYGKGHGHGGYGKGHGHGGYGKGHGGGYGHGGYGKGHGGGYGHGGHGGYGHGGHGK from the exons ATGTTCAACTTCCAG CGCGTAGCCCTCGTAGCAGTACTTGTGCTGGTGATGGTCGCCATGGCAATGGCAGACCCCGACCCCGGGTATGGGAAAGGGCATGGCGGACATGGAGGGTACGGCAAGGGCCACGGCCATGGAGGGTATGGCAAGGGCCATGGCCATGGTGGATACGGTAAAGGCCATGGACATGGAGGGTACGGCAAGGGCCACGGCCACGGAGGATACGGTAAGGGCCATGGTCATGGTGGATACGGCAAAGGACATGGCGGAGGCTACGGGCACGGAGGGTATGGCAAAGGTCACGGCGGAGGTTATGGGCATGGTGGTCACGGAGGCTACGGACACGGAGGTCACGGTAAGTAA
- the LOC125046509 gene encoding keratin-associated protein 19-2-like, translating to MKRTMFRFQAIFMVLLHGSPAYYKNWSTADHVIQSLSGSDTNSFPPKMRVALVAVLVLVMVAMAMADPDPGYGKGHGGHGHGGYGKGHGHGGYGKGHGHGGYGKGHGHGGYGKGHGHGGYGKGHGHGGYGKGHGGGYGHGGYGKGHGGGYGHGGHGGYGHGGHGYH from the exons ATGAAGCGAACCATGTTCAGATTCCAGGCCATTTTCATGGTGTTGCTTCATGGCAGTCCCGCTTACTATAAGAACTGGTCTACCGCCGACCACGTCATCCAGTCACTGTCTGGTTCCGACACGAACAGCTTTCCTCCCAAGATG CGCGTAGCCCTCGTAGCAGTACTTGTGCTGGTGATGGTCGCCATGGCAATGGCAGACCCCGACCCCGGGTATGGGAAAGGGCATGGCGGCCATGGACACGGAGGGTACGGCAAGGGCCACGGCCACGGAGGGTATGGCAAGGGCCATGGCCATGGTGGATATGGTAAAGGCCATGGACATGGAGGGTACGGCAAGGGCCACGGCCACGGAGGATACGGTAAGGGCCATGGTCATGGTGGATACGGCAAAGGACATGGCGGAGGCTACGGGCACGGAGGGTATGGCAAAGGTCACGGCGGAGGTTATGGGCATGGTGGTCACGGAGGCTACGGACACGGAGGTCACG GTTACCATTAA
- the LOC125046377 gene encoding uncharacterized protein LOC125046377 translates to MGKGMAAMDTEGTARATATEGTARAMVMEDTAKAMGMEGMVRAMAKVDTAKDMAMADTAKDMVEATGTEDMAKVTVEVMGMEGMAVTEATDTEVTVIISG, encoded by the exons ATGGGAAAGGGCATGGCGGCCATGGACACGGAGGGTACGGCAAGGGCCACGGCCACGGAGGGTACGGCAAGGGCCATGGTCATGGAGGATACGGCAAAGGCCATGGGCATGGAGGGTATGGTAAGGGCCATGGCCAAGGTGGATACGGCAAAGGACATGGCCATGGCGGATACGGCAAAGGACATGGTGGAGGCTACGGGCACGGAGGATATGGCAAAGGTCACGGTGGAGGTTATGGGCATGGAGGGCATGGCGGTCACGGAGGCTACGGACACGGAGGTCACG GTTATCATTAGCGGCTGA
- the LOC125046513 gene encoding glycine-rich cell wall structural protein 2-like: MLAAHPYSPIVHQTRVTQTLDIRMAFALRVSVVVLAAVCVMKSSADPWLWDKGKGGGYGGGYGGGYGGGHGGGYGGGHGGGYGVGHGGGYGHKGKLIIKCKGYCGGYGYGGGGGYGHGGGGYGYGHSGGYGHKGKGYGHKGKGYGGGGGGYGHGGGYGHKGKGYGHGGGYGHDNGYGHKGKGYGHGGGGYGYGGYGHDDGYGSKGKGYGAGGYGHDDGYGHGGGGYGHDDGYGYGGYDHGGGYGHGGYGHSDGYDHKGKGYGYGSYGYH; this comes from the exons ATGCTTGCTGCCCATCCATATTCCCCTATTGTCCACCAGACAAGAGTGACGCAGA CTTTGGATATCAGGATGGCATTTGCTCTT CGAGTATCGGTGGTGGTCCTGGCAGCTGTATGCGTCATGAAGTCCTCAGCTGATCCCTGGCTGtgggataaaggaaaaggaggtggatacGGAGGCGGATACGGAGGAGGATATGGGGGTGGACACGGAGGTGGATATGGGGGTGGACACGGAGGTGGATATGGGGTTGGACACGGAGGTGGATATGGCCACAAAGGAAAGCTGATCATTAAATGTAAGGGATATTGTGGTGGATATGgatatggtggaggaggaggatatggccACGGAGGAGGTGGATATGGGTATGGCCATAGCGGTGGGTATGGCCATAAAGGGAAAGGTTATGGCCATAAGGGAAAAGgatatgggggaggaggaggtggctatGGACACGGAGGAGGATATGGCCACAAAGGAAAGGGATATGGCCATGGAGGCGGATATGGCCACGATAATGGATATGGTCATAAAGGGAAGGGATATGGTCACGGAGGAGGTGGTTATGGGTATGGAGGTTATGGCCACGATGATGGATATGGCTCTAAAGGAAAGGGATATGGAGCAGGTGGATATGGCCACGATGATGGATATGGCCACGGCGGAGGTGGATATGGCCACGACGATGGATATGGCTACGGAGGTTATGATCACGGCGGTGGATATGGGCATGGAGGCTACGGCCACAGTGATGGATATGACCACAAAGGAAAAGGCTACGGATATGGAAGTTACG GTTATCACTGA
- the LOC125046390 gene encoding uncharacterized protein LOC125046390 has protein sequence MADMEGTARATAMEGMARAMAMVDTVKAMDMAGTARATATEDTVRAMVMVDTAKDMAEATGTEGMAKVTAEVMGMVVTEATDTEVTVTINSREQLRYVNK, from the exons ATGGCGGACATGGAGGGTACGGCAAGGGCCACGGCCATGGAGGGTATGGCAAGGGCCATGGCCATGGTGGATACGGTAAAGGCCATGGACATGGCGGGTACGGCAAGGGCCACGGCCACGGAGGATACGGTAAGGGCCATGGTCATGGTGGATACGGCAAAGGACATGGCGGAGGCTACGGGCACGGAGGGTATGGCAAAGGTCACGGCGGAGGTTATGGGCATGGTGGTCACGGAGGCTACGGACACGGAGGTCACG GTTACCATTAATAGCAGAGAACAACTacgttatgtaaataaataa